The Alosa sapidissima isolate fAloSap1 chromosome 8, fAloSap1.pri, whole genome shotgun sequence genome segment CCTGTATAATATCTAGTGAGAGGAAATGTCAGCTCTGGCCAGCAGACATCATTCCTAGCACAGTCAAATTCTGTAAAGGTAATCTGGAATCTGTGGAATAAATAGCTGAATGTCTCAAAACACTACTTCAGTTGAATACAGTCAAATAAGGACAGGGGCATTCTGTACTGTTGGGACAATACATTTGAGAGTGGGGAATGGGAACATGGTCTACAATGTTCAAAGCTCAAAAGTCTTGGCTATAAATATTCTGTTTTTCAAATGTGCGCCTTTTTTGGAGGGCATCTCAGGGTGTTTTGAACATGAAGACACTGGGTTGCTCAAAGTGGGAAAACTATGTCTACAACAGAGCATTGACAAATCAACACTATAAAACAACGTAAGCCAAAGTAACTACCCAATCCCAAGTAAAGAATAGAGCCGCAACTGACATTTTGGAATCCAACAATGCACTCACATGTGGTGAGATGTAAGAGACTTTATCCAAAGAAGTAATTAGAATAGGCTAGGTTTATAAGTCAGGCTCCGTGTTAAACAGTCCATCGCCAAAATTATTGTAAATTAGGGCATTTACTATTACCAATATTGAAAGGGAATTAAGTTAAGGAGTTAATTAAGACCATTTAATTACTCAAGTAGACCATCAATGGGACGAGTTATTATTATCCATTCTCAGATGCGTGTGGACTAATAGACCGGAGCTGTACTATAGCCTGCTCTGGCCTGCGGGCCGCCGTCTATTGGCCATGAAAAATACTGGCCCTCGGCCAAAGTTACTGGCCGACCCCTGAGTTGACTCCCATTGGTTACAATCTCATGTATATAAGCTCAGTTCCCTGAAGGAAAACACAATCCTATGATTGAGGTGGATCATTCTGAAAGAATGTATGATCAACAtatgtttcattttttattgATTACTCAGGGCTATAGTTCTTAAAGTTAACTTGGCTTTACTGATATTTTAGGCTATATTAGGTAATGAAGTTCTGCTCACCTTGTTTTGGGAGGAGTACTGAGCGACAATTCTTCACTGAaggtgatggtggaggtgagAGGAAAATACTGAGTTGTATTGAGATCCTGACAGTAAGTTCCAGTTTCACACTGTAACCTCCATGTTGTTGGTTtgagactgaaaaaaaaaaccatggATGTACATATGACACATATGGTAATAAAATACAGAATTTAATTTAAATGATGCAGTATTCCAATTTGTTCAATTCAGTTAATTACTTCAGTCAGAATTACACATTTGTGTTTCATAACTTATAATGGTAAAGACATGCTGATGAATATGAAAGCATCGAAAAAAGCAACTATAGAATTTTGAAGCTAAGGATTTCAAGATCTGTGCTCGAGTAGCGGCAGCCAGCTGGTCCATAGCTGTGCAtacgttggtaaacctccctCCCAACGCCTTAAGAGTCATGCTAGTGAGAGAGCtagctagcagcctgggctcTTAGCTCGATTGCTAGCATGCTCAACTTCTGATCCTAGGAGTTGTGTTTGCGGGCTCGAGTCCGGCGCGTGCAGGGCTGAGCCGTGCGGTCAAACACAACATAGGTTACACTAGGTTACTGAAGAACATTGATTGATTTGACATTGCAAATCAAGCAGCTTGCACACTGCCCCAACAAACGGCAACAAACTCCAACATTTACCCACAGTTGGGTGAGTGTGCGCTGGCCGTTTGTTGGATGAAGTTGTCGTTGGTTAGATGGAGTTTTCCAACAAACTGCTCTTAGAGTACTCTTACAGTTTGTTCCCTTGACAAGCCTTGACAAACCTCTTCCCTTGATAGCCTATATTAATGTCCTAAATTTCTGTGACCACAGTTATCTTATCAGTGTTTTCATAACATGTttcatactgtagcctacattcaaCACAGCATTTTTGGTCATTGCTTTTAACCTACTTTACTGAAAGCAATATGTTGCATGccattatgtaggctaggcctacaatcCACCCGcctggccatgcaaattacgggactTTTCCGGgcgaaataacaaaacgggagggcgCTGGGAGATGACCATGAAATAGGCTACGGGAGACACCCAAAAACTGGAGTGTTGGCTGGTAGCCTATGCCCAATGTTCACAAACCGCCGCCACCTTCGACTGTGTGCAACTTTCCAGTGCTACTGGGCTGCACGGAAAGGAAAATTAATATAATGTTGCAAGAAAATTGCTACCAGGCCaggccacaaaaaaaaaagaaaaacggtAGCCTACAATTGAACAATATTGCTTTCTAATAAGATAAACATATAATTATTACAGGCTATGTATGCATGCAGGCTAGGCTCCTTGTTGAATAGGCTGCAATCTTTTACATGTGCACTTAAACGTGACATTAGGAACACCTGGGTTAACACGGTCACATTTAACAAGGATTTCCTgttaaataaaaccaaaattgaaataagaaaatagagGTGACAAAAGTTAGTCTTGTCTGTTACTGTGTGGGCACTGTGGACTGCCAGTTGGTTTTCTGAATTTAAAGACTGCCAACTGACGAATGccaactttagaatgttggggtttgTTGCCATTCGTTGGGACAGTGTGCACGCTGCTTTAATGAAGTTTACCCAGTATTGTAGAGACATTGATCACTGAAGAACtgtacatgtttgttttagCATTTTCAGATGTTTTCAGCTTTTGGAGTACACTAATAAAATCTAACAAAGTGTTACCAATCTTATATCAAGGTCAAAAAATctgtttggtattgttttcagcataaagagacttacctagtgctttctcttaaaatcatttgacttaaaatTAAGATGTTTCATcaagaaaacaagcaaatttgtcaggcttttcccaaatcacagaAGTAACGTCAACGCAGCAGAGAGTAGAAGCAATCAGACAAGTGTTATTTATTCTTGTGAACCCAATATTGTGTCTTGTCTTGTGGGCTGAGTGTATTTTTACACCCCTACAGTTTAGCCTATGGTTATATTTGCTTAGAAGACATTTATCCAAAAGCAGCTACAAGAACAATTTATCAGGGAAGGCTTAAGCTAAATAAATTTCTAAGACTCATTTTGGTTCCCTCAAAACTCTTGACAAGTCACCATTTAAGCAATTGTTGGGTTTGCAACTGTGTGCTTAATACTTTCTTTCCACCATCAGCCACCACTGATTTAGTGTCATGTGTCATGAGACTTACTGAATTTTTACAGCTGTTATCTCAGTCTGTAGTCCACCACTGCAGTAGATAACAACATGGAGTTGAGAAGGGACACCCTCACACAGACCAGGGAAGGCAGGACTTATAATTGTTCTGGAGTTATGTACAACACCTAATGGAAGAGACGGGAAGAATATCAAAAATGCTACTGAGGAGAACATTTCCAAGAATAATTGTTATACTACTGTTCAAATGTGATATATAATCTGACAGCAAATTAAAATGTATAccttatacatatatacatacaaattaaaatacattttaatttgttGTCAGATTATATAGCACATTTGAACAGTAGTTGTATCAAAGAGCTTTCCAGTCAAACACAACCCATTTCAAAAACAGTTGGAACACTGTGTAAAATCTAAATAACAACAGAATGTGATGATCGGCATATCATGTATACCCACATTTATTTGcaaaaagacaaagacaaaaactCATTTCAAAACTGAGAAATGTTTTGCAGAGATCCCAGAGAAATGTAAAGTAAAGATGGGGACATATTccctgattctgattctgattgaaGTAGTACTGCTTCCAAACTGAACAGGTTGGtttctttttaaactgaactaaatgtGGGCAATATACATGTGAACCTAGATACAGGCAAACGGGGTATAATTGTGATGACATTCACTGTAGCATATTTGATGTTACTCACTGGTAACATTCACCCAGTCAGCCAGGCTGTAGAAGTTAGGATTTCCATTCCTAGCAATGAGTGTAGAGGTCACTAACGATGTTAACATGGTTTGGACAGCATCTCTAGAAAAAGTAaatccaaaaataaaaacacattgaCAACAAGAACATCTGATTCAGCTGTTTTGGTGATTAAACAATTGACTGGGGCTTTGTGAAGAAAGCCtaatttcaaacacactttTAACACAATGTATACACGTACCCATGTAAAATTATCTTACAGAGTTTGTTGTTAAGGTTAACCTACAGTACCTGAGCCTGCTACATTCAGTGAAGTTATCCAGGCTAACAGGAAACATGCAGCCTGAGGTGGAGTTGACTCCAAAAAGCACAGGTCTCATGCTAGCAGACTCACAGAGCCCATGTTCACCTGATGAAAGATGAAAAAAAGGTCTTTAAGAGGTACTTAAGAATACTGCTCTGATAGAAAGTAttattttataaatattttCAATCAGTTATAGATTCCTTGAATTATCTTCGTAAACATATAAATTAAAGAATTGATAACATGAAGGGGATAAAAACAACAATGTGACTGTGGTTTTTCATTGTATGTTGTACAGTCACTTGGCATGACCTCATTGAGAGCTTTCTCGGGAGATCATCATACATACAATACAATCCTAAAATGTTTCACCTTAAATACATATGTGATAACTTAAATGTGACACATGGTGACAGTGTAAGAAATAACTTCCCAACTGTATCGTGAACTGTAAATTACACTATATGGGCCATGGAAATGACAGGCAATTCATTCACTTCTgatttcaaaatgaaaaacactagGAGATCTTGTATGACAACTTTGCATGAATATTCTTTGCAAGAATATCTGTGACCACAGATATTGCTGTGGCAGCTCTCTCAATTTGGCAACATACTAGTTGTCGTACATTTTGAAAACAAAGGTCTAATATTTCTATTTTAATTAGGGATGTCAAACGACTAAAATTAACCAATTAATCTCATATTTTAAATTGaattaatcgtgattaatcaCAATTAAAAACAATATTGCCCCATAAAAACTAAAGCTTCTTAAATAGcattttaaatacaaaataaatcacCAAATTGACGAGTAACCACAAAGGATGTATATTTGTGACACAACACTTTAATAGCATCATAAACCACACACAGAACTATGTAGTTTCAGAGAGAAAACTTGAGCCAGTAAAGAGCCATGCGTATGCACCAAGAACTAtattaacaacaaaaaaatattaGATGAACAGAAGgacaaagatggagagagtgtttgtttggtggtggtgtgtgtgtgtgtgtgtgtgtgtttgtgtctgagtgagagagagagagagagagagagagattctcctCTGTTCACCTTTTAAGTGGGTAGGGGGTCAATCTGGAATGGGACAGCACAGCACTTAGTTTACAGCAGCGTGCACACAGCGCATCACTGTCCATTTAACTCAAATTTATGATCCAATTAGCAATTAGGAAGTAATGTACAGTTCACTTGTAACTACTGTATGTTAAACTAGGATATTCAGTGAATTTCGCTAATTTTGACAAGATACTTTTGAAAATATGGGCATATAATGaaagacatatatatatatatatgtgtatatatatatatatatatgtgtatatgtgagaaatagagagagagagagagaatagagcaTACAGTAGAGTGCATATCTCCACCATGGAGGTTATGTTTTCATTGCTATCTGTTACTTGGTTGGTTTGTTAGTAGTATTAGGCAATGGGCCAAagaaaaactaaactaaacactaaacaagcattttgtgtgtacatattttgtatttctttaCGTCATTATCGCAAAGACATGTATGTATTGCTTTACAGCTTTTGTTGGCACTGCATGAGAACTGCAAAGAGTCAATTGATCTAAATAAACGTCTCCTCCCATTATAGAAAGTGAAAGTTAACCAAGGGTTCGTCCTTGGCCCATGGTCCAGTAAATGTCATGAGAATCGGGTTAATCTGTTGCTCAGGTGAGTGGTCACTCAATTAATTTCTCCAAAGCTAGGGACACCATCTCAAAATGAAAATAGGACTCCATGTGACCTTAACCTTTGTATCTAAATCAGAAAATGTACGCTTTGGAAGTAACAGTGCAGAGTTTAGTGAAGATGTGTCAACCCCTTTGGGAGATATCACTCAACTGTATTGTTACAGATGGAACTATGCACATCAGTCCACATAGCATGGGCAGAGGTATAATTATTCAGTTGTAAACAGTTAAACATATATTACAGATAAAAATAGTCAAATCCATAGTTACCTGAATGCCATAAATTCAAGGCAGCTCTGTGTATGACCATGCTTGGTGACATCACACCACCAACGACATGCTTTCCAACTAGGTAACCTAAATCATAAAAGACGTTTAGAAGAAATTCACTAGACCAACAGGTTATATTACATGTTAGGAGCACCACATTATTACAAACTAACCTGACACCCCCGAGTGACTTGAAGCTGCAATATCTCCATTCACAAATGTTACAGAGATTTTGGTGATCAATGGCACTAAACAGAAAAGCAGGAAAGCATGGAAAACTGTGTTACAAATTGGACAAAAATGGAAAGCACCCCCATAAATATACCTGCAAATCATGTGTTCTACCTACCTTCcgtaaccttttttttttttttttttttaaatgagacAGTCTAGCCCTAAAGAACAGAATGAGATGCCTCTGTTACTTACAGTACGTCATGGTCTAAGCCCAGAGCCTTCTTGATCTTTCAAACTGTTTTGCTTTGCAACCATATTCATGAAAGGCAACTTCAATGCTTTCATGCTCTAAGTTGTGCACTCATATTAGGTATTGTAAGTACAGAACTATGCAAATTGGAACACAGTCCTGGTCTACACATCTAGCCTTAGAACCATCCAGCCCCCAGAATAGGCTTTAAAAGTGttgcatttacagtatattTTGTTCAGTGTATTTTAGCTGTATAATAATCCATATCAAATAATCAGCAATAGACTTACAGTGGTGGTCCAAAAAGACATTTCCAAAGGTGCGCACAAGAGTGATACCAGAAAGGCCTTCTCTTCTCCAATAAAAAGTGTAATTCCAGGCCAAGGTCACATTCTCACACAAAACCATATGAGATTCTGCTGATCAATACAAAAGGGCAGATATATAGACAAATAGACTTTCTATTTAAATTATATGAACATTTTATATTATAGAAAAAATATACTGCACTTCAATTGAACCTCAATATAATTACACACTGACCTGATAAATTATTGGCATTTTGGGAATTTGGGGCCCACGACACAGAGGGTGTTTGGTCAGTTCCTAACTTGTGAGTTACATCGATAGTCACTAACCCTGAGCAAAAAGGAATGAAAACAAATTTGATTTCGGTATTGCTTAGTAGTCATATAATCACCACCCATAAACTGTTGAAAAATTACCTCCATGGCCATCTCTTATATCCTCTGCCAGATTAGTTGGCAAGGGTGGGCAGAAGAGGGGGAATCTGATGCATTCAGTCTGAACATTTTCCAGGAAACCTACAGGTGTGTTTTCCATACATTGGCCAAGCAATGACCTCTAAACATGGGAGAGATTGTAGATCAGCAGATAGGAATAAACTCTGAGTGCAAAGACTATAAAAATGctcttgtgatgtgtgtgtgtgtgtgtgtgtgtgtatgagtgtggctATGGTAGGGGTTTCCCCAACTAGGGATTTTCATGGTTGAATCTGATTCGTCTTACAAATCTTCGACTAATAACGGAATCAAGTCTTCTCTTGGAAAAGATAAAGCTACACATCTCTCATTTGCTCTTCCTTTGGTAAGTCCATACCAAGATGATACCAAGAAGAACCCAATGTGTACATCTAAGCATTATAACAGCATCTCCTCCAAAGGGGGACATGGTCGCTTTAACAACATGCATAGACAGCAAAGAATCTTTGCAACACACAAGTTAATAGTAGTTATATGGTCCGTGAACATTCACATGAATGTGTTTCGTTAAGACCAAGTGTAGTTAAGCCTAGGTGTAAGTTTGGTCGGCGCAACCAACTAACCAACTTCACAGTTTAGACCAGGCCTGATAAAGACCAGTTGGTGCAACTGGCCCCAGACACCTAGGGACCTATTATCATCAGCTTACAATATGACAGAAAATTCAGGAATAATGTGATATCTGTGTGCTGAGTATGCCGTGAGCAATTCAATTGAGAATTCAGACACATCCGACGGCCCCATACggttacatgcacacaatgcAGGGAGACCATCAACACATTTTGAATTGCCTGAATATCACCCGATTCATATTGTAAAagcagagtgagtgagttagtggGCCATTGCTAGAAAAATTGCTGTCCTGTGTCTTGTTGAATGATGTTTATTATTCATCCAACAGGTGGTGGGAGGGTCAAACCTTCCTTTTTGTCTACTAAATCTTTTATATAATGGCATCCATATAACTGCATAGGTCACTGGGCTGATGGGCCTGTATGCAAGGACTgatttctgctgcagcacaaTTCCATTTGCATTTCCTTGCTGATGTAGAAATGTAGATCTAGTTATTATCCACAAACACCTATAGAAGTTAGCTATTGGAATACACAGCAAGAATACCAATTCTCACCTGTGGAATGGtgaaatattcatctgtggcagTAATGATTGGCCTTCCTTGCCTATAACTGGTCGCAGAATGTGGAAGGGTCAGCTTTGGATTTTTAAATGATGGAGTACCCTTGGGAGCCCTATAGAGAGAAAGTGTAGAACCAACCATAATCTTTACACTGCTAGCACACCCAACAGTATTTGACTGTAAATGAGGTACCACTTTAAAATGAGGGTATACTTACAAAGGGTTTATGAATTAATTTATAAATGTTGGTAATGAAATTGTAAAGACTTTACAAACTATTAATAACCCGTTATAACCCTTAATAACCTaaatagggatgtaacggtatgaaaatttaacctcacggtcatagtgaccaaaattatcacggtttacGGTATTATCgcggtatttttaaaaaatatgttcagaaagcactgataggcctacacaagctgaaatagtttcaaaagtgtcctgttcactttttccttggtcatgtttaattggctatatacttatagcttaacttaccctaccatgacttggagtttgctatttttgttatttggatccaatgagtgagaccaaagtaaatgttcgaaataaaactttaggctactgtattctcctgataacatgagaggaatggatttaatgtggacgcgaacatagaaagacgcagagtggctacatgatacagtgcacgttttgtggtgaaaatgttccgccttttaaaatcaggtggaGCCTAATCCGAGTccca includes the following:
- the tctn2 gene encoding tectonic-2 isoform X3 — encoded protein: MAIELKFWTWSQFLFIITIISKDVNSSTDNKTEIPHQVHQPLGSCPCDLTADICDLRCCCDMDCSFTVSQLFESYCLPGPLGGNASHIPDYQCSNQTSENTPDWFLFLCVTSPAENNPLLGLHYNGKTVAPKGTPSFKNPKLTLPHSATSYRQGRPIITATDEYFTIPQRSLLGQCMENTPVGFLENVQTECIRFPLFCPPLPTNLAEDIRDGHGGLVTIDVTHKLGTDQTPSVSWAPNSQNANNLSAESHMVLCENVTLAWNYTFYWRREGLSGITLVRTFGNVFLDHHLPLITKISVTFVNGDIAASSHSGVSGYLVGKHVVGGVMSPSMVIHRAALNLWHSGEHGLCESASMRPVLFGVNSTSGCMFPVSLDNFTECSRLRDAVQTMLTSLVTSTLIARNGNPNFYSLADWVNVTSVVHNSRTIISPAFPGLCEGVPSQLHVVIYCSGGLQTEITAVKIHLKPTTWRLQCETGTYCQDLNTTQYFPLTSTITFSEELSLSTPPKTRFQITFTEFDCARNDVCWPELTFPLTRYYTVGGFLVENPPTPCQ
- the tctn2 gene encoding tectonic-2 isoform X4, yielding MDCSFTVSQLFESYCLPGPLGGNASHIPDYQCSNQTSENTPDWFLFLCVTSPAENNPLLGLHYNGKTVAPKGTPSFKNPKLTLPHSATSYRQGRPIITATDEYFTIPQRSLLGQCMENTPVGFLENVQTECIRFPLFCPPLPTNLAEDIRDGHGGLVTIDVTHKLGTDQTPSVSWAPNSQNANNLSAESHMVLCENVTLAWNYTFYWRREGLSGITLVRTFGNVFLDHHLPLITKISVTFVNGDIAASSHSGVSGYLVGKHVVGGVMSPSMVIHRAALNLWHSGEHGLCESASMRPVLFGVNSTSGCMFPVSLDNFTECSRLRDAVQTMLTSLVTSTLIARNGNPNFYSLADWVNVTSVVHNSRTIISPAFPGLCEGVPSQLHVVIYCSGGLQTEITAVKIHLKPTTWRLQCETGTYCQDLNTTQYFPLTSTITFSEELSLSTPPKTRFQITFTEFDCARNDVCWPELTFPLTRYYTGEPSSQALVKAIYLIFLFIIASLLGSPWTQIRQALSNTEL
- the tctn2 gene encoding tectonic-2 isoform X1, whose translation is MAIELKFWTWSQFLFIITIISKDVNSSTDNKTEIPHQVHQPLGSCPCDLTADICDLRCCCDMDCSFTVSQLFESYCLPGPLGGNASHIPDYQCSNQTSENTPDWFLFLCVTSPAENNPLLGLHYNGKTVAPKGTPSFKNPKLTLPHSATSYRQGRPIITATDEYFTIPQRSLLGQCMENTPVGFLENVQTECIRFPLFCPPLPTNLAEDIRDGHGGLVTIDVTHKLGTDQTPSVSWAPNSQNANNLSAESHMVLCENVTLAWNYTFYWRREGLSGITLVRTFGNVFLDHHLPLITKISVTFVNGDIAASSHSGVSGYLVGKHVVGGVMSPSMVIHRAALNLWHSGEHGLCESASMRPVLFGVNSTSGCMFPVSLDNFTECSRLRDAVQTMLTSLVTSTLIARNGNPNFYSLADWVNVTSVVHNSRTIISPAFPGLCEGVPSQLHVVIYCSGGLQTEITAVKIHLKPTTWRLQCETGTYCQDLNTTQYFPLTSTITFSEELSLSTPPKTRFQITFTEFDCARNDVCWPELTFPLTRYYTGEPSSQALVKAIYLIFLFIIASLLGSPWTQIRQALSNTEL
- the tctn2 gene encoding tectonic-2 isoform X2 → MAIELKFWTWSQFLFIITIISKDVNSSTDNKTEIPHQVHQPLGSCPCDLTADICDLRCCCDMDCSFTVSQLFESYCLPGPLGGNASHIPDYQCSNQTSENTPDWFLFLCVTSPAENNPLLGLHYNGKTVAPKGTPSFKNPKLTLPHSATSYRQGRPIITATDEYFTIPQRSLLGQCMENTPVGFLENVQTECIRFPLFCPPLPTNLAEDIRDGHGGLVTIDVTHKLGTDQTPSVSWAPNSQNANNLSESHMVLCENVTLAWNYTFYWRREGLSGITLVRTFGNVFLDHHLPLITKISVTFVNGDIAASSHSGVSGYLVGKHVVGGVMSPSMVIHRAALNLWHSGEHGLCESASMRPVLFGVNSTSGCMFPVSLDNFTECSRLRDAVQTMLTSLVTSTLIARNGNPNFYSLADWVNVTSVVHNSRTIISPAFPGLCEGVPSQLHVVIYCSGGLQTEITAVKIHLKPTTWRLQCETGTYCQDLNTTQYFPLTSTITFSEELSLSTPPKTRFQITFTEFDCARNDVCWPELTFPLTRYYTGEPSSQALVKAIYLIFLFIIASLLGSPWTQIRQALSNTEL